The Micromonospora sp. NBC_00421 genome contains a region encoding:
- a CDS encoding glycosyltransferase family 4 protein — MNVALVLLTHNPDEPAGVERGIASLADGLRELGHRAIIIAAGPPTAADGPDTVRLETLTLSRPVVFDDVNVMPDDPDPLRQEVLSLMAEHEIDVACWTDAGVGLGYLGAAPTGVRTALMVYFLRVDEPMAKSLALKPDAVISISDFLIDEAARAGLDSAGWHSLPNALLCPGDPPDHAVREQLRQTGPVRILARADPSKGVADLLKAYPEGFGRQVEIVLGEAAFELWPGMQRDMIAECRQLAAKLPGVEILPAISWTDAQPFLGGASVVLVPSTSPETFCNVAAEALSMGTPVVGYGFGHLPVLVGEAGRIVSLNVVGGFGHLPALTGTALEMIDLDSGPARLWRATADLLADRDAYHQASQQAPRQVATQTPMAVAEEFLRITMGAE, encoded by the coding sequence ATGAATGTAGCCTTGGTCCTGTTGACGCACAATCCGGACGAGCCCGCTGGCGTGGAGCGCGGGATTGCGTCACTCGCCGACGGTCTGCGCGAACTCGGCCACCGCGCGATCATCATCGCCGCCGGTCCGCCGACCGCCGCGGACGGGCCGGACACAGTGCGCCTGGAGACTTTGACCCTGTCGCGCCCGGTCGTGTTCGACGACGTGAACGTCATGCCGGACGACCCGGATCCGCTCCGGCAGGAGGTCCTGAGCCTAATGGCCGAACACGAGATCGATGTCGCCTGCTGGACCGATGCTGGTGTGGGCCTCGGATATCTCGGTGCGGCGCCGACCGGAGTCCGTACGGCGCTGATGGTCTACTTCCTACGCGTCGACGAACCGATGGCGAAGAGTCTGGCGCTCAAGCCCGACGCCGTGATCTCCATCAGCGATTTTCTGATCGACGAGGCCGCGCGGGCCGGTCTCGACTCCGCCGGCTGGCACTCCCTGCCCAACGCGCTGTTGTGCCCGGGCGACCCTCCCGACCATGCCGTGCGTGAGCAGCTGCGACAGACTGGGCCGGTTCGGATCCTCGCTCGAGCCGACCCGTCCAAGGGAGTGGCGGACCTGTTGAAGGCATATCCGGAGGGTTTCGGCCGGCAGGTGGAGATCGTGCTCGGCGAGGCGGCTTTCGAGTTGTGGCCCGGCATGCAGCGCGACATGATTGCGGAGTGCCGGCAGCTGGCCGCGAAGCTGCCGGGCGTCGAGATCCTGCCTGCCATTTCCTGGACCGACGCGCAGCCGTTTCTCGGGGGCGCATCGGTAGTGCTCGTGCCGTCTACTAGTCCCGAGACGTTCTGCAACGTTGCGGCCGAGGCGCTGTCGATGGGTACGCCGGTCGTCGGTTACGGCTTCGGGCATCTTCCTGTGCTGGTCGGCGAGGCCGGACGGATCGTGAGTTTGAATGTGGTCGGCGGCTTCGGACATCTTCCCGCGCTTACCGGCACGGCTCTTGAGATGATCGACTTGGACAGCGGGCCCGCCCGGCTCTGGCGTGCGACGGCGGATCTGCTGGCGGACCGGGATGCATACCATCAGGCGTCGCAGCAGGCACCCCGGCAGGTGGCTACCCAGACGCCGATGGCCGTCGCAGAGGAGTTCCTGCGCATCACCATGGGCGCTGAGTGA